One Actinomyces marmotae DNA window includes the following coding sequences:
- a CDS encoding GDSL-type esterase/lipase family protein — protein sequence MSAAAVPGAADANRIHFIGDEIVAGYGDARALGWTGRVLARTPREADLLPSTLAIPGETLAQLAERWHAEVAPRSTHTRDNRLVIGIGVGDVLAGMSAARSRLALANILDKASSEHRPCFVVGPPPLPHADTDATAALSHAAAEVCRRRSTPYVEVFDPLRHHDQWLTDVAGGAGHPAQTGYGLMAWLVLHRGWYEWLGVEAPA from the coding sequence ATGAGCGCAGCAGCCGTCCCTGGAGCGGCCGACGCCAACAGGATCCACTTCATCGGCGATGAGATCGTCGCCGGCTACGGCGATGCGCGGGCGCTGGGCTGGACCGGCCGTGTCCTGGCGCGCACGCCCCGCGAGGCTGACCTGCTCCCCTCCACCCTGGCGATCCCCGGGGAGACCCTCGCCCAACTCGCCGAGCGCTGGCACGCCGAGGTGGCGCCGCGCTCCACCCACACCCGGGACAACCGGCTCGTCATCGGCATCGGCGTCGGGGATGTGCTGGCGGGCATGTCCGCAGCGCGCTCGCGCCTGGCCCTGGCCAACATCCTCGACAAGGCCTCCAGCGAGCACCGGCCCTGCTTCGTCGTCGGCCCTCCGCCGCTCCCCCACGCGGACACCGATGCGACGGCGGCGCTGTCGCACGCGGCGGCCGAGGTGTGCCGGCGCCGCTCCACGCCCTACGTGGAGGTCTTCGACCCGCTGCGCCACCACGACCAGTGGCTCACGGACGTGGCCGGGGGCGCCGGGCACCCGGCCCAGACCGGCTACGGGCTCATGGCCTGGCTCGTGCTGCACCGCGGCTGGTACGAGTGGCTGGGGGTTGAGGCCCCCGCCTGA
- a CDS encoding multifunctional oxoglutarate decarboxylase/oxoglutarate dehydrogenase thiamine pyrophosphate-binding subunit/dihydrolipoyllysine-residue succinyltransferase subunit, whose translation MVEEKREAWLADASSVSAPWREFFEATGPVGGPGPEAYGALHDVTRSDLPPAPPSSTEPPTSPYAQRLAACPRSPQEVPAADTDIRLKGAAARTAKNMEASLAIPTATSARAVPAKVLIENRAIINAHLARTRGGKASFTHLIGWAVVEALAEMPAMNVSYRLDDDGRPTLRSPAHVAFGLAIDAPSSKGERRLLVPSIKEADLMDLAGFIAAYEELVRRARAGGLGVEDFAGTTVTLTNPGMIGTLHSVPRLMSGQGLIVGVGSMAYPAAFAGASEETLARQGIGKVLTLTSTYDHRVIQGAASGEFLRLVERKLMGLDGFWDRAFTSMRVPHEPVAWQRDTTYDPELETGKPARVAELIHAFRQRGHLAADTDPLTYRQRHHPDLDLTSYGLSLWDLDRSFPTRGVGGAGRATLREILSLLREAYCGTAGIEYMHIQDPAQRAWWQERLEGPRAPMSADERRRILAKLVQAEAFETFLQTKYVGQKRFSLEGGESLIVALDRLLDAAAHDGLDEVVIGMAHRGRLNVLTSIAGKSYGQVFDEFEGNGVIVGAGTGDVKYHLGTEGVFSGTDGVSTRVSLAANPSHLETVDGVVEGITRAKQDRIGLGERGYTVMPVLVHGDAAFAGQGVVYETLNMSQLPAYRVGGTVHIIVNNQIGFTTGAASARSTNYATDLAKGLQVPIFHINANDPEMVARAVRHAYEYRAAFHKDVIIDLICYRRRGHNEGDDPSMTQPVMYRLIDSLPSTRAVYTTDLLGRGEITAEQAERIESSFHDELERIFASTRAQAPGGPEAGPAAAPVGEDASLADPTTVGRFPGGLGVPASQEAGAGMMIGWRSAVEPGVIERIGDAQVAWPETFTVHPRLEPMLRRRQAASRAGGIDWAFAELIALGSLLMEGVPVRLAGEDARRATFAQRHAVLHDHSTGAEWTPLDFLTPGQAPLEIYDSLLSEYATLAFEYGYSVERPEGLTLWEAQFGDFANGAQSVIDEYVTSASQKWGQRSGLVMLLPHGQEGQGPDHSSARIERYLQMCAQENMRVVMPSTPANHFHLLREQAYSRPRRPLIVFTPKQLLRLKAATSPVEALTSGSFQPVIGEVDAAISRGGGVDRVLLCSGRVYYDLMAERERRGDASTAIVRLEQLYPLDGEAIEAALAPFRGAEVVWVQDEPRNLGVWPFLALAAPAGLARRLWPAGHRGGLDDGAAHCVSRPAAASPAPGTAGLYKRQQETLVAQAFDRS comes from the coding sequence ATGGTGGAGGAGAAGCGCGAGGCCTGGCTGGCCGACGCCTCCTCGGTGAGCGCGCCGTGGCGCGAGTTCTTCGAGGCGACGGGCCCCGTCGGCGGGCCCGGGCCGGAGGCGTACGGGGCGCTGCATGACGTCACGCGCTCGGACCTGCCCCCGGCCCCACCGTCGAGCACGGAGCCGCCGACCTCCCCCTACGCCCAGCGCCTGGCGGCCTGCCCCCGCTCCCCACAGGAGGTCCCCGCCGCGGACACCGACATCCGCCTCAAGGGGGCGGCGGCCCGGACGGCCAAGAACATGGAGGCCTCGCTGGCGATCCCCACGGCGACATCGGCCCGCGCCGTGCCGGCCAAGGTCCTCATCGAGAACCGGGCGATCATTAACGCCCACCTGGCGCGCACACGGGGCGGCAAGGCCTCCTTCACCCACCTCATCGGCTGGGCCGTGGTGGAGGCGCTGGCGGAGATGCCGGCGATGAACGTCTCCTACCGGCTCGACGACGATGGCCGCCCCACCCTGCGCTCCCCCGCGCACGTGGCTTTCGGGCTGGCGATCGACGCGCCGTCGTCCAAGGGCGAGCGGCGGCTGCTCGTGCCCTCCATCAAGGAGGCGGACCTGATGGACCTGGCCGGGTTCATCGCCGCCTATGAGGAGTTGGTGCGCAGGGCGCGCGCCGGGGGGCTGGGCGTCGAGGACTTCGCCGGCACCACGGTCACGCTCACCAACCCCGGCATGATCGGCACGCTGCACTCGGTGCCCCGGCTCATGAGCGGCCAGGGGCTCATCGTGGGCGTGGGCTCGATGGCCTACCCGGCGGCCTTCGCCGGGGCGAGCGAGGAGACCCTGGCCAGGCAGGGTATCGGCAAGGTCCTCACCCTGACATCCACCTACGACCACCGGGTCATCCAGGGAGCCGCGAGCGGGGAGTTCCTGCGCCTGGTGGAGCGCAAGCTCATGGGCCTCGACGGCTTCTGGGACCGCGCCTTCACCTCGATGCGCGTCCCGCACGAGCCGGTCGCCTGGCAGCGCGACACCACCTACGACCCCGAGCTCGAGACCGGCAAGCCCGCGCGGGTGGCCGAGCTCATCCACGCCTTCCGCCAGCGCGGGCACCTCGCCGCGGACACCGACCCGCTGACCTACCGCCAGCGCCACCACCCGGACCTGGACCTGACCTCCTATGGGCTGAGCCTGTGGGACCTGGACCGCTCCTTCCCCACCCGGGGGGTGGGAGGGGCCGGGCGGGCCACGCTGCGCGAGATCCTGTCCCTGCTGCGCGAGGCCTACTGCGGCACCGCCGGCATCGAGTACATGCACATCCAGGACCCGGCCCAGCGGGCGTGGTGGCAGGAGCGGCTCGAGGGCCCCCGCGCGCCGATGAGCGCCGACGAGCGCCGCCGGATCCTGGCCAAGCTCGTCCAGGCGGAGGCCTTCGAGACCTTCCTGCAGACGAAGTATGTCGGGCAGAAGCGCTTCAGCCTCGAGGGCGGGGAGTCCCTCATCGTGGCTCTCGACCGCCTCCTGGACGCCGCCGCCCACGACGGCCTGGACGAGGTGGTCATCGGCATGGCGCACCGCGGGCGCCTCAACGTGCTGACCAGCATCGCAGGCAAGTCCTACGGCCAGGTCTTCGACGAGTTCGAGGGCAACGGCGTCATCGTGGGGGCGGGCACCGGGGACGTGAAATACCACCTGGGCACGGAGGGGGTCTTCTCGGGCACCGACGGCGTGAGCACCCGGGTGTCGCTGGCCGCCAACCCTTCCCACCTGGAGACGGTCGACGGCGTCGTCGAGGGGATCACGCGCGCCAAGCAGGACCGGATCGGCCTGGGCGAGCGCGGGTACACGGTCATGCCGGTGCTCGTGCACGGCGACGCGGCCTTCGCGGGCCAGGGCGTGGTCTACGAGACCCTCAACATGAGCCAGCTGCCCGCCTACCGCGTCGGCGGGACGGTGCACATCATCGTCAACAACCAGATCGGCTTCACCACGGGGGCGGCCTCGGCGCGGTCCACCAACTACGCCACGGACCTGGCCAAGGGCCTGCAAGTGCCGATCTTCCACATCAACGCCAATGACCCTGAGATGGTGGCCCGCGCGGTGCGCCACGCCTACGAGTACCGGGCGGCCTTCCACAAGGACGTCATCATCGACCTCATCTGCTACCGGCGCCGCGGGCACAACGAGGGCGACGACCCCTCGATGACTCAGCCGGTCATGTACCGGCTCATCGACTCGCTGCCCTCCACGCGCGCCGTCTACACCACCGACCTGCTGGGGCGCGGGGAGATCACCGCCGAGCAGGCCGAGCGGATCGAGTCCTCCTTCCACGACGAGCTGGAGCGGATCTTCGCCTCCACGCGCGCCCAGGCGCCGGGCGGGCCCGAGGCCGGCCCGGCGGCGGCGCCCGTGGGCGAGGACGCCTCGCTGGCCGACCCGACGACGGTGGGCCGATTCCCCGGCGGCCTGGGGGTCCCAGCCTCCCAGGAGGCCGGAGCGGGCATGATGATCGGCTGGAGGAGCGCCGTCGAGCCGGGCGTCATCGAGCGCATCGGGGACGCCCAGGTGGCCTGGCCCGAGACCTTCACCGTCCACCCCAGGCTGGAGCCGATGCTGCGCCGCCGCCAGGCCGCCAGCCGCGCCGGCGGCATCGACTGGGCCTTCGCCGAGCTCATCGCCCTGGGCTCACTGCTCATGGAGGGCGTGCCGGTGCGCCTGGCCGGGGAGGACGCGCGCCGAGCCACCTTCGCCCAGCGGCACGCCGTCCTGCACGACCACAGCACGGGCGCGGAGTGGACTCCCCTGGACTTCCTCACCCCCGGCCAGGCGCCCCTGGAGATCTACGACTCCCTGCTCAGCGAGTACGCGACCTTGGCCTTCGAGTACGGCTACTCCGTGGAGCGGCCCGAGGGGCTGACGCTGTGGGAGGCCCAGTTCGGGGACTTCGCCAACGGGGCGCAGTCGGTCATCGACGAGTACGTCACCTCCGCGTCCCAGAAGTGGGGTCAACGCTCGGGCCTGGTCATGCTCCTGCCCCACGGGCAGGAGGGCCAGGGGCCGGACCACTCCTCGGCGCGCATCGAGCGCTACCTGCAGATGTGCGCGCAGGAGAACATGCGCGTGGTGATGCCGTCGACCCCGGCCAACCACTTCCACCTGCTGCGCGAGCAGGCCTACTCCCGGCCGCGCCGCCCGCTCATCGTGTTCACTCCCAAGCAGTTGCTGCGCCTCAAGGCCGCCACGAGCCCGGTGGAGGCCCTCACCTCCGGCTCCTTCCAGCCGGTGATCGGGGAGGTCGATGCGGCGATCTCGCGCGGGGGCGGCGTGGACCGGGTGCTCCTGTGCTCGGGCAGGGTCTACTACGACCTCATGGCTGAGAGGGAGCGGCGCGGGGACGCCTCCACGGCGATCGTGCGCCTGGAGCAGCTCTACCCGCTCGACGGCGAGGCGATCGAGGCGGCTCTGGCGCCCTTCCGGGGCGCGGAGGTCGTCTGGGTGCAGGACGAGCCGAGGAACCTGGGGGTCTGGCCCTTCCTCGCCCTCGCCGCCCCCGCCGGGCTGGCCCGGCGCCTCTGGCCCGCGGGCCATCGGGGCGGCCTTGACGACGGCGCGGCCCACTGCGTGTCGCGCCCGGCGGCGGCCTCCCCCGCGCCCGGCACGGCGGGGCTGTACAAGCGCCAGCAGGAGACGCTGGTGGCCCAGGCGTTCGACCGCTCCTGA
- a CDS encoding type II toxin-antitoxin system RelE family toxin, giving the protein MNYRLLYSKRADKQLAKMDRGTARVIVAWLNKNIDGAQDPRERGKALSGELSGAWRYRIGDYRVLCDIRDEELIVLAIEIGHRSVIYRR; this is encoded by the coding sequence ATGAACTACCGGCTCCTCTACTCCAAACGCGCGGACAAACAGCTCGCCAAGATGGATCGCGGAACAGCTCGCGTTATTGTCGCGTGGCTCAACAAGAATATCGACGGCGCCCAAGACCCCAGGGAGCGGGGGAAGGCGCTGAGCGGTGAGTTGAGCGGGGCGTGGAGGTATCGGATCGGTGACTACCGAGTGCTGTGCGACATCCGTGACGAGGAGTTGATCGTCCTGGCCATTGAGATCGGGCACCGTTCGGTGATCTACCGACGCTGA